From the Macaca nemestrina isolate mMacNem1 chromosome 7, mMacNem.hap1, whole genome shotgun sequence genome, one window contains:
- the LOC105491410 gene encoding microtubule-associated protein 1A isoform X1, which produces METEAGPARPHGVAMETTPGLGLRSPGAPLAQNPAEPLFEAGAAVATARWDLQKHSLLIVIGDIGTESQLRAVRAHLEQGILSWNIDLSSFDLNQQLRLFITRHLAHFSSEVKGQRTLCHQSEILETIILVNPSADSISSEVHRLLSSSSAHKLLILSGQSLEPGGDLVLQSGTYSYENFAQVLHNPEISQLLSNRDPGIQAFLTVSCLGEGDWSHLGLSSSQETLHLRLNPEPTLPTMDGVAEFSEYVSETVDVPSPFDLLEPPTSGGFLKLSKPCCYIFPGGRGDSALFAVNGFNILVDGGSDRKSCFWKLVRHLDRIDSVLLTHIGADNLPGINGLLQRKVAELEEEQSQGSSSYSDWVKNLISPELGVVFFNVPEKLRLPDASRKAKRSIEEACLTLQHLNRLGIQAEPLYRVVSNTIEPLTLFHKMGVGRLDMYVLNPVKDSKEMQFLMQKWAGNSKAKTGIVLANGKEAEISVPYLTSITALVVWLPANPTEKIVRVLFPGNAPQNKILEGLEKLRHLDFLRYPVATQKDLASGAVPTNLKPSKIKQRADSKESLKATTKTAVSKLAKREEVVEEGAKEARSELAKELAKTEKKAKESPEKPPEKPAKPERVRTESSEALKAEKRKLIKDKVGKKHLKEKISKLEEKKDKEKKEIKKERKELKKDEGRKEEKKDAKKEEKRKDTKPEVKKISKPDLKPFTPEVRKTLYKAKAPGRVKVDRSRAVRGEKELSSEPRTPPAQKGAVPLPTISGHRELVLSSPEDLTQDFEEMKREERALLAEQRDMGLGDKPFPLDTAEEGPPSTAIQATPPCVPGLGQEEHVIKEKEVVPEVPEEQGSKDRGLDSGAETEEEKDTWEEKKQRESERLPDRTEAREESEPEVKEDVIEKAELEEMEEVHPSDEEEEDATKAEGFYQKHMQEALKVTPRSREAFGGRELGLQGKAPEKETSSFLSSLTTPAGATEHVSYIQDETIPGYSETEQTISDEEIHDEPEERPAPPRFHTSTYDLPGPEGAGPFEASQPADSAVPATSGKVYGAPETELTYPTNIVAAPLAEEEHVSSATSITECDKLSSFATSVAEDQSVASLTAPQTEETGKSSLLLDTVTSIPSSRTEATQGLDYVPSAGTISPTSSLEEDKGFKSPPCEDFSVTGESEKRGEIIGKGLSGERAVEEEEEETANVGMSEKLCSQYGTPVFSAPGHALHPGEPALGEAEERCLSPDDSTVKMASPPPSGPPSATHTPFHQSPVEEKSEPQDFQEADSWGDTKRTPGVGKEDAVEETVKPGPEEGTLEKEEKLPPPRSPQAQEAPVSIDERLTGCTIQLLPEQDKAIVFETMEAGEPTGPILGAEALPGGLRTLPQEPVKPQKDEVLRYPDRSLSPDDAESLSVLSVASPDTANQEPTPKSPCGLTEQYLHTDRWPEVSPEDTQSLSLSEESPSKETSLDVSSKQLSPESLGTLQFGELNLGKEETGHLMQAEDTSHHAAPMSVPEPHAATVSPPTDGTTRYSAQTNITDESLDRKSPASSFSHSTPSGNGKYLPGAITSPGEHILTPESSFSKSPESLPSPALEDIAIEWEDKVPGLKDRTSEQKKKEPEPKDEVLQQKDKTLEHKEVVEPKDTAIYQKDEALDIKNEAVKQQDKALEQKGRDLEQKDTALEQKDKALEPKDKDLEEKDKALEQKDKIPEEKDKALEQKDTALEQKDKALEPKDKDLEQKDRVLEKKDKIPEEIDKALDQKVRRVEHKAPEDTVTEMKGRDLEQTDKAPEQKHQAQEQKDKISEKKDQALEQKYWALGQKDEALEQNIKALEEKDQTQEQESLLQEDKTRKPKMLEEKSPEKVKAMEEKLEALLEKTKALGLEESLVQEGKARKQEEKYWRGQDVVQEWRETSPTREEPVGEQKELAPAWEDTSPEQDSRYWRGREDVALEQDTYWRELSCERKVWFPHELDGQGARPRYTEERESTFLDEGPDDEQEVPPREHTTRSPWASDFKDFQESSPQKGLEVERWLAESPVGLPPEEEDKLTRSPFEIISPPASPPEMVGQRVPSAPGQESPIPDPKLMPPMKNEPTTPSWLADIPPWVPKDRPLPPPPLSPAPGPPTPAPEPHTPAPFSWGTAEYDSVVAAVQEGAAELEGGPYSPLGKDYRKAEGEREEEGRAEAPDKSSHSSKVPEASKSHATMEPEQTEPEQREPTPYPDERSFQYADIYEQMMLTGLGPACPTREPPLGAAGDWPPRLSTKEEAAGRNTSAEKELSSPVSPKSLQSDTPTFSYAALAGPTVPPRPEPGPSVEPSLTPPAVPPRAPILSKGPSPPLNGNILSCSPDRRSPSPKESGRSHWDDSTSDSELEKGAREQSEKEAQSPSPPHPISMGPPTLWPETEARISPPLDSHLGPARPSLDFPASAFGFSSLQPAPPQLPSPAEPRSAPCGSLAFSGDRALALAPGPPTRTRHDEYLEVTKAPSLDSSLPQLPSPSSPGAPLLSNLPRPASPALSDGSSSEATTPVISSVAERFSPGLEAAEQESGELDPGTEPAAHSLWDLTPLSPAPPASLDLALAPAPSLPGDMGDGTLPCHLECSGAATEKSSPFQGPSEDCAANGPTESSPNPPGPAPAKAENEEAAACPAWERGAWPEGAERSSRPDTLLSPEQPLCPAGGSGGPSSSASPEVEAGPQGCATEPRPHRGELSPSFLNPPLPPSTDDSDLSTEEARLVGRGGRRRAGGPGTTGGPCPVTDETPPTSASDSGSSQSDSDVPPETEECPSITAEAALDSDEDGDFLPVDKAGGVSGTHHPRPGHDPPPLPQPDPRPSPPRPDVCMADPEGLSSESGRVDRLREKEKVQGRVGRRAPGKAKPASPARRLDLRGKRSPTPGKGPADRASRAPPRPRSTTSQVTPAEEKDGHSPMSKGLVNGLKAGPMALSSKGGSGAPVYVDLAYIPNHCSGKTADLDFFRRVRASYYVVSGNDPANGEPSRAVLDALLEGKAQWGENLQVTLIPTHDTEVTREWYQQTHEQQQQLNVLVLASSSTVVMQDESFPACKIEF; this is translated from the exons GCCAGAGGACCCTTTGCCACCAGAGTGAGATCCTAGAGACCATCATCCTGGTAAATCCCAGTGCAGACAGCATCAGCTCTGAG GTTCACCGTCTTCTTAGCAGCTCATCAGCTCATAAACTACTAATCTTGAGTGGGCAAAGTTTGGAGCCCGGGGGAGACCTCGTCCTACAGAGTGGCACCTACTCGTATGAAAACTTTGCCCAGGTCCTTCACAACCCCGAG ATCTCCCAATTGCTCAGCAATAGAGACCCTGGGATCCAGGCCTTCCTCACCGTGTCGTGCTTAGGGGAAGGTGATTGGAGCCACCTGGGATTATCCAGTTCCCAAGAGACCCTGCACCTCCGGCTAAACCCTGAGCCCACGCTGCCCACCATGGATGGCGTGGCTGAGTTCTCCGAGTATGTCTCTGAGACTGTGGACGTGCCATCCCCATTTGACCTGCTAGAGCCCCCCACCTCAGGGGGCTTTCTCAAGCTCTCCAAGCCTTGTTGCTACATCTTCCCAGGTGGTCGTGGGGACTCTGCCCTCTTTGCTGTCAATGGTTTCAACATCCTGGTGGATGGTGGCTCTGATCGCAAGTCCTGCTTTTGGAAGCTGGTGCGGCATCTGGACCGCATTGACTCGGTGCTACTCACACACATTGGGGCAGACAACCTGCCAGGCATCAATGGACTACTGCAGCGCAAAGTGGCAGAGCTAGAGGAGGAGCAGTCCCAGGGCTCTAGCAGCTACAGCGACTGGGTGAAGAACCTTATCTCCCCTGAGCTTGGAGTTGTCTTTTTCAACGTGCCTGAAAAGCTGCGGCTTCCTGATGCCTCCCGGAAAGCCAAGCGCAGCATTGAGGAGGCCTGCCTCACTCTGCAGCACTTAAACCGCCTGGGCATCCAGGCTGAGCCTCTGTATCGTGTGGTCAGCAACACCATTGAGCCACTGACCCTCTTCCACAAAATGGGTGTGGGCCGGCTGGATATGTATGTCCTCAACCCTGTCAAGGACAGCAAGGAGATGCAGTTCCTCATGCAAAAGTGGGCAGGAAATAGTAAAGCCAAGACAGGCATCGTGCTGGCCAATGGGAAGGAGGCTGAGATCTCCGTGCCCTACCTTACCTCTATCACTGCTCTAGTGGTCTGGCTACCAGCCAACCCCACTGAGAAGATTGTGCGTGTGCTTTTTCCAGGAAATGCTCCCCAAAACAAGATCTTGGAGGGCCTGGAAAAGCTTCGGCATCTGGACTTCCTGCGTTACCCTGTGGCCACACAGAAGGACCTGGCTTCTGGGGCTGTGCCTACCAACCTCAAGCCCAGCAAAATCAAACAGCGGGCTGATAGCAAGGAGAGCCTCAAAGCCACTACCAAGACAGCCGTGAGCAAGTTGGCCAAACGGGAGGAGGTGGTGGAAGAGGGAGCCAAGGAGGCCCGCTCAGAGCTGGCCAAGGAGTTAGCCAAAACAGAGAAGAAGGCAAAAGAGTCACCTGAGAAGCCCCCAGAGAAGCCTGCCAAGCCTGAGAGGGTGAGGACAGAGTCAAGTGAGGCACTGAAGGCAGAGAAGCGAAAGCTGATCAAAGACAAGGTAGGGAAAAAGCACCTTAAAGAAAAGATATCaaagctggaagaaaaaaaagacaaggagaaaaaagagatcaaaaaagagaggaaagaactcaagaaggatgaaggaaggaaggaggagaagaaggatgccaagaaggaggagaagaggaaagataCCAAACCTGAGGTCAAGAAGATTTCCAAGCCAGACCTAAAGCCCTTTACTCCTGAGGTACGTAAGACCCTCTACAAAGCCAAGGCCCCTGGAAGAGTCAAAGTAGACAGGAGCCGTGCTGTCCGTGGGGAGAAGGAGCTGTCTTCCGAGCCCCGGACACCCCCAGCCCAGAAGGGGGCTGTACCACTCCCAACCATCAGTGGGCACAGGGAGCTGGTCCTGTCCTCACCAGAGGACCTCACGCAGGACTTTGAGGAGATGAAGCGTGAGGAGAGGGCTTTGCTGGCTGAACAAAGGGACATGGGACTAGGAGATAAGCCATTCCCTCTAGACACTGCAGAGGAGGGACCCCCAAGTACAGCTATCCAGGCAACACCACCCTGTGTTCCAGGGCTGGGACAAGAAGAACATGtgataaaggagaaagaggttgtcCCAGAGGTCCCTGAGGAACAAGGCAGCAAGGACAGAGGCCTAGACTCTGGGGCTgaaacagaggaagagaaagatacCTGGGAGGAAAAGAAACAGAGGGAATCAGAGAGGCTCCCAGACAGAACAGAAGCCAGAGAGGAAAGTGAACCTGAAGTAAAGGAGGATGTGATAGAAAAGGCTGAGTTAGAAGAAATGGAGGAGGTACACCCTTcagatgaggaggaagaggatgcgACAAAAGCTGAGGGTTTTTACCAAAAACATATGCAGGAAGCCTTGAAGGTAACTCCAAGGAGCAGGGAGGCTTTTGGGGGTCGGGAATTGGGACTCCAGGGCAAGGCCCCTGAGAAGGAGACCTCGTCATTCCTAAGCAGCCTGACCACACCTGCAGGAGCCACTGAGCATGTCTCTTACATCCAGGATGAGACAATCCCTGGCTACTCAGAGACTGAGCAGACCATCTCAGATGAGGAGATTCATGATGAGCCGGAGGAGCGCCCAGCTCCACCCAGATTTCACACAAGTACGTATGACCTCCCCGGGCCTGAAGGTGCTGGCCCATTCGAAGCCAGCCAACCTGCCGATAGTGCTGTTCCTGCTACCTCTGGCAAAGTCTATGGAGCGCCAGAGACTGAACTCACCTACCCCACTAACATAGTGGCTGCCCCTTTGGCTGAAGAGGAACATGTGTCCTCAGCCACTTCAATAACTGAGTGTGACAAACTTTCTTCCTTTGCCACATCAGTGGCTGAGGACCAATCTGTGGCCTCACTTACAGCTCCCCAGACAGAGGAGACAGGCAAGAGCTCCCTGCTGCTTGACACAGTCACAAGCATCCCTTCCTCCCGTACTGAAGCTACGCAGGGCTTGGACTATGTGCCATCAGCTGGTACCATCTCACCCACCTCCTCACTGGAAGAAGACAAGGGCTTCAAATCACCACCCTGTGAGGACTTCTCTGTGACTGGGGAgtcagagaagagaggagagatcATAGGGAAAGGCTTGTCTGGAGAAAGAGctgtggaagaggaagaggaggagacagcAAATGTAGGGATGTCTGAGAAACTTTGCAGCCAATATGGAACTCCAGTGTTTAGTGCCCCTGGGCATGCCCTACATCCAGGGGAACCAGCCCTTGGAGAAGCGGAGGAGCGGTGCCTTAGCCCAGATGACAGCACAGTGAAGATGGCTTCTCCTCCACCATCTGGCCCACCCAGTGCCACCCACACACCCTTTCATCAGTCCCCAGTGGAAGAAAAGTCTGAGCCCCAAGACTTTCAGGAAGCAGACTCCTGGGGAGACACTAAGCGCACACCAGGTGTGGGCAAGGAAGATGCTGTGGAGGAGACAGTCAAGCCAGGGCCTGAAGAGGGCAcactagagaaggaagagaagcttCCTCCTCCCAGGAGCCCCCAGGCCCAGGAAGCACCTGTCAGCATTGATGAGAGACTTACAGGCTGTACCATTCAACTGCTGCCAGAGCAGGATAAAGCAATAGTCTTTGAGACTATGGAGGCAGGAGAGCCCACAGGCCCCATTCTGGGAGCAGAAGCCCTTCCCGGAGGTTTGAGGACTTTACCCCAAGAACCTGTCAAACCTCAGAAAGATGAGGTGCTCAGATATCCTGACAGAAGCCTCTCTCCTGACGATGCAGAATCCCTCTCTGTCCTCAGCGTGGCCTCCCCAGACACTGCCAACCAAGAGCCCACCCCCAAGTCTCCCTGTGGCCTGACAGAGCAGTACCTACACACAGACCGTTGGCCAGAGGTATCTCCAGAAGACACCCAGTCACTTTCTCTGTCAGAAGAGAGTCCCAGCAAGGAGACCTCCCTGGATGTCTCTTCTAAGCAACTCTCTCCAGAAAGCCTTGGCACCCTCCAGTTTGGGGAACTAAACCTTGGGAAGGAAGAAACGGGGCATCTGATGCAGGCCGAGGATACCTCTCACCACGCAGCTCCCATGTCTGTTCCAGAGCCCCATGCAGCCACAGTGTCACCTCCCACAGACGGGACGACTCGATACTCTGCACAGACAAACATCACAGATGAGAGCCTTGACAGGAAATCACCTGCCAGCTCATTCTCTCACTCTACACCTTCAGGAAATGGGAAGTACTTACCTGGGGCGATCACAAGCCCTGGTGAACACATTCTGACACCTGAGAGCTCCTTCTCCAAGAGTCCTGAGTCTTTGCCAAGCCCTGCCTTGGAGGACATTGCCATAGAGTGGGAAGATAAAGTTCCAGGGTTGAAGGACAGAACCTCAGAACAGAAGAAGAAGGAACCTGAGCCAAAGGATGAAGTTTTACAGCAGAAAGACAAAACTCTGGAGCACAAGGAGGTGGTAGAGCCGAAGGACACAGCCATCTATCAGAAAGATGAGGCCCTGGATATAAAGAATGAGGCTGTGAAACAGCAGGATAAGGCtttagaacaaaaaggcagagactTAGAACAAAAGGACACAGCCCTGGAACAGAAGGACAAGGCCCTGGAACCAAAAGACAAAGACTTAGAAGAAAAAGACAAGGCCCTGGAACAGAAGGATAAGATCccagaagagaaagacaaagccTTAGAACAAAAGGACACAGCCCTGGAACAGAAGGACAAGGCTCTGGAACCAAAAGATAAAGACTTAGAACAAAAGGACCGGGTCCTGGAAAAGAAGGATAAGATCCCAGAAGAGATAGACAAAGCCTTAGATCAAAAAGTCAGACGTGTTGAACATAAGGCTCCAGAGGACACGGTCACTGAAATGAAGGGCAGAGACCTAGAACAGACAGACAAAGCCCCTGAACAGAAACACCAGGCCCAGGAACAAAAGGATAAAATCTCAGAAAAGAAGGATCAGGCCTTAGAACAAAAGTACTGGGCTTTGGGACAGAAGGATGAAGCCCTGGAACAAAACATTAAGGCTCTGGAAGAAAAGGACCAAACTCAGGAGCAGGAGAGCCTACTGCAGGAGGATAAAACCAGGAAACCAAAGATGCTAGAGGAAAAATCCCCAGAAAAGGTCAAGGCCATGGAAGAGAAGTTAGAAGCTCTTCTGGAGAAGACCAAAGCTCTGGGCCTGGAAGAGAGCCTAGTGCAGGAGGGCAAGgccagaaagcaggaagagaagtaCTGGAGGGGGCAGGATGTGGTCCAGGAGTGGCGAGAAACATCTCCTACCAGAGAAGAGCCGGTTGGAGAACAGAAAGAGCTTGCCCCGGCATGGGAGGACACATCTCCTGAGCAGGACAGTAGGTATTGGAGAGGCAGAGAGGATGTGGCCTTGGAACAGGACACATACTGgagggagctaagctgtgagcgGAAAGTCTGGTTCCCTCACGAGCTGGATGGTCAGGGGGCCCGCCCACGCTACACTGAGGAACGGGAAAGTACTTTCCTAGATGAGGGCCCAGACGATGAGCAAGAAGTGCCCCCGCGGGAACACACAACCCGGAGCCCCTGGGCCTCAGACTTCAAGGATTTCCAGGAATCCTCCCCACAGAAGGGGCTGGAGGTGGAGCGCTGGCTTGCTGAATCCCCAGTTGGGTTGCCACCAGAGGAAGAGGACAAACTGACCCGCTCTCCCTTTGAGATCATCTCCCCTCCGGCTTCCCCACCTGAGATGGTTGGACAAAGGGTTCCTTCAGCCCCAGGACAAGAGAGTCCTATCCCAGACCCTAAGCTCATGCCACCCATGAAAAATGAACCCACTACCCCCTCATGGCTGGCTGACATCCCACCCTGGGTGCCCAAGGACAgacccctcccccctccacccctTTCCCCAGCTCCAggtccccccacccctgccccagagCCCCACACTCCTGCACCCTTCTCTTGGGGCACAGCTGAGTATGACAGTGTGGTGGCTGCAGTGCAGGAGGGGGCAGCTGAGTTGGAAGGTGGGCCATACTCCCCGCTGGGGAAGGACTACCGCAAGGctgaaggggaaagggaagaagaaggtAGGGCTGAGGCTCCTGACAAAAGCTCACACAGCTCAAAGGTACCAGAGGCCAGCAAAAGCCATGCCACCATGGAGCCTGAGCAGACTGAGCCGGAGCAGAGAGAGCCCACACCCTATCCTGATGAGAGAAGCTTTCAGTATGCAGACATCTATGAGCAGATGATGCTTACTGGGCTTGGCCCTGCATGCCCCACTAGAGAGCCTCCACTTGGAGCAGCTGGGGATTGGCCCCCACGCCTCTCAACCAAGGAGGAGGCTGCCGGCCGAAACACATCTGCAGAGAAGGAGCTTTCATCTCCTGTCTCACCCAAGAGCCTCCAATCTGACACTCCAACCTTCAGCTATGCAGCCCTGGCAGGACCCACTGTACCCCCAAGGCCAGAGCCAGGGCCAAGTGTGGAGCCCAGCCTCACCCCACCTGCAGTTCCCCCCCGTGCTCCTATCCTGAGCAAAGGCCCAAGCCCCCCTCTTAATGGTAACATCCTGAGCTGCAGCCCAGATAGGAGGTCCCCATCCCCCAAGGAATCAGGCCGGAGTCATTGGGATGACAGCACTAGTGACTCAGAACTGGAGAAGGGGGCTCGGGAACAGTCAGAAAAAGAGGCCCAATCCCCAAGTCCTCCTCACCCCATTTCTATGGGGCCCCCCACATTATGGCCAGAAACTGAGGCACGAATTAGCCCTCCCTTGGACTCACACCTGGGGCCTGCCCGACCCAGTCTGGACTTCCCTGCTTCAGCCTTTGGCTTCTCCTCATTGCAGCCAGCTCCCCCACAGCTACCCTCTCCAGCTGAACCCCGCTCAGCACCCTGTGGCTCCCTTGCCTTCTCTGGGGACCGAGCTCTGGCTCTGGCTCCAGGACCCCCCACCAGAACCCGGCATGATGAATACCTGGAAGTGACCAAGGCCCCCAGCCTGGATTCCTCGCTGCCCCAGCTCCCATCACCCAGCTCTCCTGGGGCCCCTCTCCTCTCCAATCTGCCACGACCTGCTTCACCAGCCCTGTCTGATGGCTCCTCCTCTGAAGCTACCACACCTGTGATTTCGAGTGTGGCTGAGCGCTTCTCTCCAGGCCTTGAGGCTGCAGAACAGGAGTCTGGAGAGCTGGACCCAGGAACGGAACCAGCTGCCCACAGCCTCTGGGACCTCACTCCTCTGAGCCCAGCACCCCCAGCTTCACTGGACTTGGCCCTAGCTCCGGCTCCAAGCCTGCCTGGAGACATGGGTGATGGCACCCTGCCGTGCCACCTGGAGTGCTCAGGGGCAGCCACGGAGAAGTCAAGCCCCTTCCAGGGTCCCTCTGAGGACTGTGCAGCCAATGGCCCAACTGAAAGCAGCCCTAaccccccaggccctgccccagccAAGGCTGAAAACGAAGAGGCTGCGGCTTGTCCTGCCTGGGAACGTGGAGCCTGGCCTGAAGGAGCTGAGAGGAGCTCCCGGCCTGACACACTGCTCTCCCCTGAGCAGCCACTGTGTCCTGCAGGGGGCTCCGGGGGTCCATCCAGCAGTGCCTCTCCCGAGGTCGAAGCTGGGCCCCAGGGATGTGCCACTGAGCCCCGGCCCCATCGTGGGGAGCTCTCCCCATCCTTCCTGAACCCACCTCTGCCCCCATCCACAGATGATAGCGACCTCTCAACTGAGGAAGCTCGACTAGTAGGAAGAGGGGGGCGGCGTCGGGCAGGAGGGCCAGGGACCACGGGGGGCCCATGCCCTGTGACTGATGAGACACCCCCCACATCAGCCAGTGACTCAGGCTCCTCACAGTCAGATTCTGATGTCCCGCCAGAAACTGAGGAGTGCCCATCCATCACAGCTGAGGCAGCCCTCGACTCAGATGAAGACGGGGACTTCCTGCCTGTGGACAAAGCTGGGGGTGTCAGTGGTACTCACCACCCCAGGCCTGGCCACGACCCACCCCCTCTCCCACAGCCAGACCCCCGCCCATCCCCTCCCCGCCCTGATGTGTGCATGGCTGACCCCGAGGGGCTCAGCTCAGAGTCTGGGAGAGTAGATAGGCTACGGGAGAAGGAGAAGGTTCAGGGGCGAGTAGGGCGCAGGGCCCCAGGCAAGGCCAAGCCAGCGTCCCCTGCACGGCGTCTGGATCTTCGGGGAAAACGCTCACCCACCCCTGGTAAAGGGCCTGCAGATCGAGCATCCCGGGCCCCACCCCGACCACGCAGCACTACAAGCCAGGTCACCCCAGCAGAGGAAAAGGATGGACACAGCCCCATGTCCAAAGGCCTAGTCAATGGACTCAAGGCAGGACCGA TGGCCTTGAGTTCCAAGGGCGGCTCTGGTGCCCCTGTATATGTGGATCTCGCCTACATCCCGAATCACTGCAGTGGCAAGACTGCTGACCTTGACTTCTTCCGTCGAGTGCGTGCATCCTACTATGTGGTCAGTGGGAATGACCCTGCCAATGGAGAGCCAAGCCGGGCTGTGCTGGATGCCCTGCTGGAGGGCAAGGCCCAGTGGGGGGAGAATCTTCAG GTGACTCTGATCCCTACTCATGACACGGAGGTGACTCGTGAGTGGTACCAACAAACTcacgagcagcagcagcaactgAACGTCCTGGTCCTGGCTAGCAGCAGCACCGTGGTCATGCAGGATGAGTCCTTCCCTGCCTGCAAGATTGAGTTCTGA